In bacterium, the following are encoded in one genomic region:
- a CDS encoding amidohydrolase family protein produces MAKPIIIHATTLYDGLHKRNNVYIAVEGDKVTELSTKKSKADAEGIVTPAFIDAHSHIGMHRAGEPGDEGESNDILDQFLANNDPLDSVYFDDPAFAEAVDFGVLYSCIVPGSGNLVGGRAMIIKNFAANRGQALLKEYGFKMALGYNPRSTGDWKGLRPNTRMGIYSMLEKKFDLVLAKKQKADLARQRKLKDLDQKVRDKDSKLSAREIEDQKQMTEQEYVLEFDTEEKALLELLLDKKTAKVHVHKEDDVLYLIELVKKYKLTVTADHLGDVHHKEIFDQLADNNIPIVYGPLGSLPYKVELRNEHYRNAELLMRSKAFYGLMTDHPVIMTPALRDSLKYFLIQGMKEEEAVGMITLKNAKILGIDDKLGSIEPGKLASLVVWDKDPLHLGAFPRLVMAEGKVIRKQK; encoded by the coding sequence ATGGCCAAACCAATCATCATCCACGCCACCACCCTTTATGACGGCCTGCACAAGCGCAACAACGTCTACATTGCGGTGGAAGGCGACAAGGTCACAGAACTCTCCACTAAAAAATCCAAGGCCGACGCCGAGGGCATAGTGACCCCGGCCTTCATCGATGCCCACTCGCACATCGGCATGCACCGGGCCGGCGAGCCCGGCGACGAGGGCGAATCCAACGACATCCTGGACCAGTTCCTGGCCAACAACGATCCGCTGGACAGCGTCTACTTTGACGACCCGGCCTTCGCCGAGGCGGTGGACTTTGGGGTGCTCTACAGCTGCATCGTGCCGGGATCGGGCAACCTGGTGGGCGGTCGGGCCATGATCATCAAGAACTTCGCCGCCAACCGGGGCCAGGCCCTGCTCAAGGAATACGGATTCAAGATGGCCCTGGGCTATAACCCCCGCTCCACCGGCGACTGGAAAGGACTCCGTCCCAACACCCGGATGGGCATCTACAGCATGCTGGAGAAGAAGTTCGACCTGGTGCTGGCCAAGAAGCAGAAGGCCGACCTGGCCCGCCAGCGCAAGCTGAAGGATCTGGACCAGAAGGTGCGGGACAAGGACAGCAAACTAAGCGCCCGGGAAATCGAGGATCAGAAGCAGATGACGGAGCAGGAATACGTGCTGGAGTTTGACACCGAGGAGAAGGCCCTGCTGGAGCTGCTGCTGGACAAGAAGACCGCCAAGGTTCACGTCCACAAAGAGGACGACGTGCTGTACCTGATAGAACTGGTGAAAAAATACAAGCTGACGGTCACCGCCGACCATCTGGGCGACGTCCACCACAAGGAGATATTTGACCAGCTGGCGGACAACAACATACCCATCGTCTACGGGCCGCTGGGCAGCCTGCCCTACAAGGTGGAACTGCGCAACGAGCATTACCGCAATGCCGAACTGCTGATGAGGTCCAAGGCCTTTTACGGCCTGATGACCGACCACCCGGTGATCATGACCCCGGCCCTGCGCGACAGCCTGAAATATTTCCTGATCCAGGGGATGAAGGAGGAGGAGGCCGTCGGGATGATCACATTGAAGAACGCCAAGATCCTGGGCATAGACGACAAACTGGGATCCATCGAGCCCGGTAAGCTGGCCAGCCTGGTGGTCTGGGACAAGGATCCTTTGCACCTGGGGGCCTTCCCGCGGCTGGTGATGGCCGAGGGTAAGGTCATCAGGAAACAGAAGTAG
- a CDS encoding NAD(P)H-dependent oxidoreductase produces MTKILVIYDTYTGNTGKLAQAVADGARQVKGTAVTVKKADQVKLTDMLAADGIIIGSPAYYGLMTAKLKRLLDSTFKIHGKLEGKAGAAFTTAGGNATGAETTLLSILTAMLIHGMVVQGRASEKHFGAACVGKPDAKAIKFGMEQGKRTAVLAGKLKNKT; encoded by the coding sequence ATGACAAAAATCCTCGTCATCTACGACACCTACACCGGCAACACCGGGAAGCTGGCCCAGGCCGTGGCCGATGGCGCCAGGCAGGTGAAAGGAACAGCGGTCACGGTCAAGAAAGCGGACCAGGTCAAGTTAACTGACATGCTGGCCGCCGACGGGATCATCATCGGCTCGCCCGCCTACTATGGGCTGATGACGGCCAAGCTGAAAAGACTGCTGGACAGCACCTTCAAGATCCACGGCAAGCTGGAGGGCAAGGCCGGGGCGGCCTTCACCACCGCCGGCGGTAACGCCACCGGGGCCGAGACCACATTGCTCTCCATCCTCACCGCCATGCTGATCCACGGGATGGTGGTACAGGGCCGGGCCAGCGAGAAGCACTTCGGGGCGGCCTGCGTAGGCAAGCCGGATGCCAAGGCGATAAAGTTTGGAATGGAACAGGGCAAGCGCACGGCGGTGTTGGCCGGGAAACTGAAAAACAAAACCTGA
- a CDS encoding type II toxin-antitoxin system HicA family toxin has translation MANKREIYQELCRNLNNLRFEKLCRQAGKFGFMFKGGKGSHRIYVREGIPEMLNFQNVKGKAKPYQVRQFLKVIEKYHLEEEDNV, from the coding sequence ATGGCAAACAAAAGGGAAATCTACCAAGAGCTTTGCCGGAACCTTAACAATTTGCGCTTTGAAAAACTTTGCCGTCAAGCGGGAAAGTTTGGCTTTATGTTCAAGGGTGGCAAAGGGAGCCATAGGATATACGTCCGGGAAGGAATTCCGGAGATGTTGAACTTCCAGAACGTAAAAGGAAAGGCCAAACCCTATCAGGTGCGGCAATTCCTAAAAGTAATTGAGAAATATCATTTGGAGGAAGAAGATAATGTATAA
- a CDS encoding type II toxin-antitoxin system HicB family antitoxin, whose product MYKYAIEIFYSQEDKGYIAVAPELPGCSGYGDTEELALKEIMAAVGLWIETAKREGRKVPKARGAELLSKFVAMGKSAGSARLASIQPGIK is encoded by the coding sequence ATGTATAAATACGCCATAGAAATATTTTACAGCCAGGAGGATAAGGGGTACATCGCAGTTGCGCCCGAACTGCCCGGCTGTTCGGGCTACGGCGATACCGAAGAATTGGCGTTAAAGGAGATAATGGCGGCGGTGGGCTTGTGGATTGAAACCGCCAAAAGGGAAGGACGCAAAGTGCCCAAAGCCCGGGGTGCGGAGCTTCTGAGCAAGTTTGTGGCTATGGGGAAAAGCGCTGGCAGCGCACGTTTGGCCTCGATACAGCCGGGCATTAAGTAG
- a CDS encoding SUMF1/EgtB/PvdO family nonheme iron enzyme has translation MLQRIFLPYFGAVIFALLIGAGCSKENPTISTYGSITGVVTDSISGIAISGAAVLTNPATSNVTTNTSGQFTINGVNAGTYTITTSKIHYNRKSTEVSVTASNTTNAYIALSLVTVNIEWITIPAGNFTMGSTTNDLNYNYDELPQHTVYLDDYQISKYEVTNAQYQAFMDDGGYSNSTYWTTDGWTWRTNSNTTEPDFWTSGNYNSGLAFPNYPVVGVNWYEAYAYCKWAGGSLSTEAQWEKAARGTDARYYPWGSTWDGLKCNSNDNVLPDTFTYSSQVGYFSTGQSPYGVFDMAGNIWEWVNDWYQSDYYGISPTSNPTGPTSGSTGHVLRGGSFYGTSTNCRSAARMYEYNTYLGDKIVGFRVVK, from the coding sequence TTGTTGCAAAGGATATTTCTGCCATACTTTGGGGCTGTGATATTTGCCCTACTGATTGGTGCAGGCTGTAGCAAGGAAAATCCTACGATTTCTACTTATGGCAGCATTACGGGAGTGGTAACTGATTCCATTAGCGGGATTGCTATTTCAGGGGCAGCAGTGTTAACCAACCCAGCAACTAGCAACGTAACAACCAATACTTCTGGTCAATTTACAATAAATGGAGTAAATGCTGGCACCTATACGATAACAACAAGCAAAATACATTATAATAGAAAAAGTACTGAAGTTTCTGTTACGGCCAGTAATACAACAAACGCGTATATTGCACTTTCACTTGTTACTGTAAATATAGAATGGATCACAATTCCTGCTGGCAACTTTACCATGGGCAGTACAACCAATGACCTTAATTACAATTATGATGAATTGCCACAGCATACGGTTTACTTAGATGATTACCAAATAAGCAAATACGAAGTAACAAACGCCCAGTATCAAGCATTTATGGATGACGGTGGTTATAGCAATAGTACCTATTGGACTACAGACGGTTGGACTTGGCGCACAAATTCCAACACGACAGAACCCGATTTTTGGACCAGCGGTAATTATAACAGCGGGCTTGCCTTTCCCAATTACCCAGTAGTAGGTGTAAATTGGTACGAGGCCTATGCCTATTGTAAATGGGCTGGCGGAAGCCTGTCCACAGAGGCCCAATGGGAAAAAGCGGCCCGGGGTACCGATGCTCGTTATTATCCTTGGGGCTCTACCTGGGATGGTCTAAAATGCAACAGCAATGATAATGTCTTACCGGATACATTTACCTACAGTTCACAGGTTGGTTACTTTAGCACAGGACAAAGTCCCTATGGAGTTTTTGATATGGCCGGTAACATATGGGAATGGGTCAATGACTGGTACCAAAGTGATTATTACGGCATAAGTCCAACCAGCAACCCCACTGGGCCGACGTCAGGGAGCACCGGTCACGTGCTACGTGGCGGTAGCTTCTATGGCACAAGCACCAACTGTCGTTCTGCCGCTCGTATGTACGAATACAATACATACCTTGGAGACAAAATTGTCGGTTTTCGAGTCGTGAAGTAG